Proteins found in one Streptococcus anginosus subsp. whileyi MAS624 genomic segment:
- a CDS encoding PTS system mannose/fructose/sorbose family transporter subunit IID, with the protein MVKLTKKTLGKSFHHWYYGNLTCFSQEHMQTFGYLASMLPIVEELYPKKEDQAKAMHTYTAFFNTEPQLGALIVGITAGLEEARANGADGVDDETINGLRAGLMGPVAGIGDSLIVGTLIPIILGIALGLSNGGSPLGAIFYIVVWNLLAYFGMKFAYFKGYELGDKAVEFLVGPQGQAIRKSVSIIGGMVIGAVAATWVPVKTAFKLKDSSGKAFLVLQDQLDGVYPGLLTALFIVFCWWLMAKKNLSPIKVMLLLVVVAFLGVLVGFFNPGLKY; encoded by the coding sequence ATGGTTAAATTAACGAAAAAAACATTAGGAAAATCTTTCCATCATTGGTATTATGGGAACTTAACTTGCTTCTCGCAAGAACACATGCAAACATTTGGTTACCTAGCTTCAATGCTGCCAATCGTGGAAGAATTGTATCCTAAAAAAGAAGACCAAGCAAAAGCAATGCACACCTACACCGCATTCTTTAACACGGAGCCGCAATTAGGTGCATTGATTGTAGGGATTACAGCAGGTTTAGAAGAAGCGCGTGCTAACGGTGCTGATGGAGTAGACGACGAAACGATTAACGGTCTTCGTGCGGGGCTGATGGGACCTGTTGCAGGAATTGGTGACTCACTGATTGTTGGTACCTTGATTCCGATTATACTAGGTATTGCTCTTGGCTTGTCAAACGGTGGTTCGCCACTTGGTGCCATTTTCTATATCGTTGTTTGGAACTTGCTCGCTTATTTCGGTATGAAATTTGCCTACTTTAAAGGCTATGAACTTGGTGACAAAGCAGTTGAATTTCTTGTCGGACCTCAAGGACAAGCTATCCGTAAGTCTGTTTCTATCATTGGTGGTATGGTTATCGGTGCTGTTGCAGCAACATGGGTACCTGTTAAGACAGCTTTCAAATTGAAAGACTCTTCAGGAAAAGCTTTCTTGGTATTGCAAGATCAATTAGACGGCGTTTATCCAGGTCTATTGACAGCTTTGTTTATCGTCTTTTGCTGGTGGTTGATGGCGAAGAAAAACCTTTCACCAATTAAAGTAATGTTACTTCTCGTTGTAGTAGCCTTCCTTGGTGTATTGGTTGGATTCTTCAACCCAGGATTGAAATACTAA
- a CDS encoding PTS fructose transporter subunit IA, with amino-acid sequence MTEQELIQGYETEIQYQKHMIENLGRWFSLFFTIASIGLVLIYFFCQTNLIAFVLGIILAVLGILAMLVFGYGIYKGRLNLQRVIDDFEEKLRLVR; translated from the coding sequence ATGACAGAACAAGAATTGATTCAAGGATATGAAACGGAAATTCAATATCAAAAACACATGATTGAAAATCTCGGACGTTGGTTTAGTCTCTTCTTTACTATTGCTAGTATCGGTCTTGTTCTGATCTATTTCTTCTGTCAAACCAATCTCATTGCCTTTGTTCTTGGAATAATCCTAGCAGTGTTGGGAATATTAGCCATGCTTGTCTTTGGTTATGGTATTTACAAAGGACGACTGAATCTTCAAAGAGTCATTGATGATTTTGAAGAAAAATTAAGATTGGTTCGATAA
- the groL gene encoding chaperonin GroEL (60 kDa chaperone family; promotes refolding of misfolded polypeptides especially under stressful conditions; forms two stacked rings of heptamers to form a barrel-shaped 14mer; ends can be capped by GroES; misfolded proteins enter the barrel where they are refolded when GroES binds): MAKDIKFSADARSAMVRGVDILADTVKVTLGPKGRNVVLEKSFGSPLITNDGVTIAKEIELEDHFENMGAKLVSEVASKTNDIAGDGTTTATVLTQAIVREGIKNVTAGANPIGIRRGIETAVATAVEALKANSVPVSNKEAIAQVAAVSSRSEKVGEYISEAMEKVGNDGVITIEESKGMETELDVVEGMQFDRGYLSQYMVTDNEKMVADLDNPYILITDKKISNIQEILPLLENILKTSRPLLIIADDVDGEALPTLVLNKIRGTFNVVAVKAPGFGDRRKAMLEDIAILTGGTVITEDLGLELKDATIEALGQASKVTVDKDSTVIVEGSGDAEAIANRVAVIKSQIESSTSDFDREKLQERLAKLSGGVAVIKVGAATETELKEMKLRIEDALNATRAAVEEGIVSGGGTAFVNVLSAVEALDLSGDEATGRNIVLRALEEPVRQIALNAGFEGSIVIDRLKNSEAGTGFNAATGEWVNMIDAGIIDPVKVTRSALQNAASVASLILTTEAVVANQPEPASPTPAMDPSMMGGMM, encoded by the coding sequence ATGGCAAAAGATATTAAATTTTCAGCAGATGCAAGAAGCGCCATGGTGCGTGGTGTAGATATTTTGGCAGATACCGTTAAAGTAACCTTAGGCCCTAAAGGACGCAATGTCGTTCTTGAAAAATCATTTGGCTCACCACTCATCACAAACGACGGTGTAACCATTGCAAAAGAAATCGAACTCGAAGATCATTTTGAAAATATGGGAGCTAAGTTGGTGTCAGAAGTTGCTTCAAAAACCAATGATATTGCTGGTGACGGAACAACCACTGCGACTGTACTGACCCAAGCCATTGTCCGCGAAGGGATTAAAAATGTAACGGCTGGTGCAAACCCAATCGGCATTCGTCGTGGTATTGAAACAGCTGTTGCAACAGCTGTTGAAGCCTTAAAAGCAAACTCTGTTCCAGTTTCTAACAAAGAAGCTATTGCGCAAGTTGCGGCTGTTTCATCACGTAGTGAAAAAGTCGGTGAATATATCTCTGAAGCTATGGAAAAAGTTGGCAATGACGGTGTTATTACTATTGAAGAATCAAAAGGTATGGAAACGGAGCTAGATGTGGTTGAAGGAATGCAATTTGACCGCGGTTACCTTTCCCAATACATGGTGACAGACAATGAAAAAATGGTTGCTGACTTAGATAATCCATATATTTTGATTACAGATAAGAAGATTTCTAATATTCAAGAAATTCTTCCTTTGTTGGAAAATATTTTGAAAACAAGCCGTCCGCTTTTGATTATCGCAGATGATGTGGATGGTGAAGCTCTTCCAACTCTTGTGTTGAATAAAATCCGCGGTACCTTCAATGTCGTCGCTGTGAAGGCGCCAGGATTTGGGGACCGTCGTAAAGCAATGCTAGAAGATATTGCTATCTTGACTGGCGGTACAGTGATTACAGAAGATCTTGGTCTGGAATTGAAAGACGCAACGATTGAAGCGCTCGGACAAGCCTCAAAAGTAACTGTGGATAAAGATAGTACCGTTATCGTTGAAGGTTCTGGCGATGCCGAAGCTATTGCCAACCGTGTGGCTGTTATCAAATCCCAAATCGAAAGTTCTACATCTGACTTTGACCGTGAAAAGCTCCAAGAACGCTTAGCGAAATTGTCAGGCGGTGTAGCTGTCATCAAAGTTGGTGCTGCAACAGAAACAGAACTCAAAGAAATGAAACTCCGCATCGAAGATGCCCTCAATGCGACTCGCGCAGCTGTCGAAGAAGGGATTGTTTCAGGTGGTGGAACAGCCTTTGTCAATGTTTTAAGTGCCGTTGAAGCGTTAGACTTGTCAGGTGACGAAGCAACTGGTCGCAACATCGTTCTTCGTGCGTTAGAAGAACCTGTTCGCCAAATCGCTTTGAATGCAGGATTTGAAGGTTCTATCGTCATTGACCGCTTGAAAAATTCGGAAGCTGGAACTGGTTTTAATGCTGCTACAGGTGAATGGGTGAACATGATTGATGCTGGGATTATTGACCCAGTCAAGGTTACTCGTTCTGCCCTTCAAAATGCAGCTTCAGTAGCGAGCCTCATCTTAACAACTGAAGCAGTTGTTGCTAACCAACCAGAACCAGCCAGTCCAACTCCAGCAATGGATCCAAGTATGATGGGCGGGATGATGTAA
- a CDS encoding sugar ABC transporter substrate-binding protein — translation MGVGKGKKQCRYYRKYLLFSLFVLVLTGLIFLYVKGNSSDIKQVKIGVTYMTMNNDFYKTLNAEIEKKTNQQGSRLYVRDPELDEDKQSQQIDYFVQEKVNVIVINPVKSDSPKILTSLNKARKAGIKIIVVDAPVSKDAKVDTTIVSDNYQAGVLIAKDMMKRLSSANILLLEHHNAVSAMDRIQGFLDTIKGNSAYQVVSERETLGQTEESMPQVKKALNEGMQFNVVMSLNDRAAIGALAAIKDQGVTDKIAIYGVDGSPDIKNFLANTNDIQGTVAQSPIQMGRKVTEVIERMMKHQSYKKEYLIPVHLVNKDNIGQYTITGWQ, via the coding sequence ATGGGAGTAGGTAAGGGAAAAAAGCAATGTCGCTATTATCGCAAATATCTATTATTTTCTCTGTTTGTCCTTGTATTGACAGGGTTAATTTTCCTCTATGTAAAAGGAAATTCATCAGATATCAAGCAGGTCAAGATAGGAGTGACCTATATGACGATGAACAATGATTTTTATAAAACCTTGAATGCTGAAATTGAGAAAAAAACCAATCAACAGGGAAGTCGACTTTATGTACGAGACCCAGAACTAGACGAAGACAAGCAAAGCCAGCAGATTGATTATTTTGTTCAAGAAAAAGTGAATGTGATTGTTATAAACCCAGTTAAGAGTGACAGTCCAAAGATTCTGACTTCTTTAAATAAAGCCAGAAAAGCGGGAATTAAGATCATTGTCGTGGATGCACCTGTTAGCAAAGACGCTAAAGTTGATACTACTATTGTGTCAGACAATTATCAGGCTGGTGTGTTGATAGCTAAAGACATGATGAAACGTTTGTCTAGTGCGAATATTTTGCTGTTGGAGCACCATAACGCAGTATCTGCTATGGATCGGATTCAAGGATTTTTAGACACGATTAAGGGGAACTCTGCCTATCAAGTGGTTTCTGAGCGAGAAACATTGGGGCAGACGGAAGAAAGTATGCCTCAAGTAAAAAAAGCATTGAACGAAGGAATGCAATTTAATGTGGTCATGTCTTTAAATGATCGTGCTGCAATCGGAGCTCTCGCAGCCATAAAAGATCAAGGTGTGACAGACAAGATTGCAATTTATGGCGTAGATGGCTCGCCTGATATTAAGAATTTCCTTGCCAACACCAATGATATTCAAGGAACGGTTGCCCAGTCTCCGATTCAAATGGGCAGAAAGGTGACAGAAGTGATTGAGCGCATGATGAAGCATCAATCTTACAAAAAGGAGTACCTGATTCCTGTTCATTTGGTGAATAAAGATAACATTGGGCAATATACAATTACAGGATGGCAATAA
- a CDS encoding KilA-N domain-containing protein → MSKAKKETIEAKGFAIQIYTEDFKNDYISLTDIARYKSDEPFIVINNWLRSKDNIQFLGLWESMHNPDFKPIEFDRFRNEAGSNAFTLSPQKWIEKTNAIGIVSKSGRYGGTFAHSDIAMEFASWISPEFKLYIIQDYKRLKSDENSRLSLGWNLNREISKINYKIHTDAIKEYLLKDLTNEQLSYKYASEADMLNVALFNKRAKQWREENPDLKGNMRDYASLNELLVLANMESYNAVLIGKGMEQKERMIELRKLARTQLMSIEKLNNTGIKSLEDKSKK, encoded by the coding sequence ATGTCTAAGGCGAAAAAAGAGACGATTGAAGCAAAAGGTTTTGCTATTCAAATTTATACTGAAGACTTTAAAAACGACTATATAAGTCTAACAGATATTGCTAGATATAAAAGTGATGAGCCATTTATTGTTATTAATAACTGGTTGAGAAGCAAAGATAATATTCAATTTTTAGGTTTATGGGAATCAATGCATAATCCTGATTTTAAACCTATCGAATTCGATAGGTTTAGAAATGAAGCAGGTAGTAACGCATTTACACTATCACCACAAAAATGGATTGAAAAGACAAATGCGATAGGTATTGTTTCTAAGTCAGGACGATATGGAGGTACATTTGCTCATAGTGATATAGCAATGGAATTTGCTTCATGGATTTCACCAGAATTTAAGCTTTACATTATTCAAGATTATAAGAGACTTAAATCAGATGAAAATTCAAGATTGTCACTAGGATGGAATCTGAATAGAGAAATTTCCAAGATTAACTATAAAATTCATACGGATGCAATCAAAGAGTATCTCTTAAAGGATCTTACCAACGAACAGCTATCCTATAAGTACGCAAGTGAAGCAGATATGCTAAATGTTGCTTTATTTAATAAAAGAGCTAAACAGTGGCGTGAAGAAAATCCTGACTTAAAGGGTAACATGAGAGACTATGCAAGTCTAAATGAGTTGCTGGTGCTTGCGAATATGGAAAGCTATAATGCAGTTCTTATCGGTAAAGGTATGGAACAAAAAGAAAGAATGATAGAACTTAGAAAGCTTGCCAGAACTCAGCTGATGTCAATTGAAAAGTTGAACAATACAGGAATTAAGAGCTTAGAAGATAAGTCAAAGAAATAG
- a CDS encoding PTS mannose/fructose/sorbose/N-acetylgalactosamine transporter subunit IIC — MTISWFQAALLGLFACLSSMPGLGGTSIGNYTLGRPLVGGLVSGLILGDVKLGIICGVAMQLVYIALVTPGGTVSADVRAVSYIGIPLAMVAIQSQGLSLDSADAANLAKSMGTLVGTVGTVLFYGTATMNLLWQHIGWKAVEKGEFKRLYMVDWGFPWISHLVFSFLPTLIMCKLGADAVTALKTALPLDGIPMKTLFTVGSLLPCVGIAILLKQIVEKAVDFIPFFVGFTLAASLGLNLVSCAVISLIFAVLFYEIQMAKNVRAQAAASASFDDDDDEEDI, encoded by the coding sequence ATGACAATTTCGTGGTTTCAAGCCGCTTTACTAGGGTTATTTGCCTGTCTATCATCCATGCCTGGCCTAGGTGGTACATCCATTGGTAACTATACTCTTGGACGCCCACTTGTAGGTGGTCTCGTTTCAGGACTGATCCTAGGAGATGTGAAATTAGGTATCATCTGTGGGGTTGCGATGCAACTTGTTTACATCGCTTTGGTAACACCTGGCGGTACTGTTTCAGCTGACGTTCGTGCGGTTTCTTATATTGGGATTCCTCTGGCAATGGTTGCCATTCAATCGCAAGGACTATCACTTGACTCTGCAGATGCTGCTAACTTGGCTAAGTCAATGGGAACACTCGTTGGTACAGTCGGTACAGTTCTTTTCTATGGTACCGCTACTATGAACTTGCTTTGGCAACATATTGGCTGGAAAGCTGTTGAAAAAGGTGAATTTAAACGCCTGTATATGGTAGACTGGGGCTTCCCTTGGATTTCACACTTAGTATTCTCATTCTTGCCAACACTTATTATGTGTAAATTAGGTGCAGATGCAGTTACTGCTCTGAAAACGGCACTTCCATTGGACGGTATTCCAATGAAAACCCTCTTTACAGTCGGTTCTCTCCTTCCATGTGTCGGAATTGCAATCCTCTTGAAACAAATTGTTGAAAAAGCTGTCGATTTCATTCCATTCTTTGTTGGATTTACATTAGCAGCTTCATTAGGACTTAACCTTGTATCTTGTGCAGTGATTTCATTGATTTTTGCAGTATTATTCTATGAAATTCAAATGGCTAAAAATGTAAGAGCACAAGCAGCCGCAAGTGCAAGTTTTGATGATGACGATGATGAGGAGGATATTTAA
- the groES gene encoding co-chaperone GroES, with protein MLKPLGDRVVLKVEEKEQKVGGFVIAGAGQDATKTAKVVAVGDGIRTLNGELVAPSVKAGDTVLVESHAGIEVKDGEEKYLVVNEANILAIVE; from the coding sequence ATGCTTAAACCATTAGGCGACCGTGTGGTCTTAAAAGTAGAAGAAAAAGAACAAAAAGTTGGTGGTTTTGTCATTGCAGGTGCAGGACAAGACGCAACAAAGACAGCAAAAGTTGTAGCTGTCGGGGATGGAATTCGTACACTCAACGGTGAACTCGTTGCTCCAAGCGTAAAAGCTGGTGATACCGTTCTCGTTGAAAGCCATGCGGGAATTGAAGTCAAAGACGGCGAAGAAAAGTACCTCGTTGTCAATGAAGCAAATATTTTAGCGATTGTTGAATAA
- a CDS encoding PTS sugar transporter subunit IIA encodes MKYLVLVSHGGLAEGVQSSLKMFAGDKTDQVIAVGLKEGKSVDDFALDFRQALANLGTEDTVLVLADIVGGSPLTTACNVLSELGKLNTAVVLGGLNLTMALTGLVMKDMLEGKELAQAILSEASAALQEFDVVASDEEDEDDI; translated from the coding sequence ATGAAATATCTAGTACTAGTCAGTCATGGTGGACTAGCAGAAGGTGTGCAAAGCTCATTGAAGATGTTTGCTGGTGATAAGACCGACCAAGTCATTGCAGTAGGTCTGAAAGAAGGCAAGTCTGTTGATGATTTCGCTCTTGACTTTCGTCAAGCGTTAGCAAATCTGGGAACAGAAGATACGGTTTTGGTGTTGGCAGACATTGTCGGAGGAAGCCCTTTGACGACAGCTTGCAACGTTTTGTCAGAACTTGGCAAGTTAAACACTGCAGTCGTACTTGGTGGTCTCAATTTGACAATGGCACTCACAGGCTTAGTGATGAAAGATATGTTGGAAGGAAAAGAATTGGCACAAGCCATTCTCTCAGAAGCATCCGCAGCGCTGCAAGAATTTGATGTAGTTGCTAGTGACGAAGAGGATGAAGACGATATTTAA
- a CDS encoding ABC transporter substrate-binding protein, whose product MKWRMRYLTMFVSSLLLVPLSFVLWTSNQKKILRIGVYAGSSWDVLNSRENRVLDNIIRQFEKSYPNVKVVYESGIPKKDYDNWLAEKILKGEQPDVFMVPENDFSMLAASGAFKSLDSLLSKDEVAAYYPVAYQAGQYQGHSYALPIESNPVMMCVNKDLLEKEGVSIPDSNWTLEDLYAICQKVTKDTNGDGLIDQYGITDYTWKQALVAYNGHLRNQSGVNVDSAEMHQALSFISKLTSLNQRYKVTSNDFDEGKVAFYPMSLAQYRTYKPYPYHVAKYSRFSWTCIPMPAAKAGIPATQVKTSLFAMSSKTKQDKLAWEFMKLLCQNHKNQQELFAKSQGTSVLTSVVKSSQTKKILQADDFGLDSLTSQRLDHMMKHSVLDISRDLDYHSLERLDYLLGNALKNNEIDSILPSIQREIEETGK is encoded by the coding sequence ATGAAGTGGCGGATGAGGTATTTGACGATGTTCGTCTCGTCTCTCCTTTTAGTGCCCCTTAGCTTTGTTTTATGGACTTCCAATCAAAAAAAGATTTTGCGAATTGGAGTGTATGCAGGCAGCAGCTGGGACGTTCTGAATAGTCGTGAGAATAGAGTATTAGACAATATTATCCGCCAATTTGAAAAGTCATATCCCAATGTCAAAGTCGTCTATGAGAGCGGCATTCCTAAAAAGGACTATGACAATTGGCTAGCTGAAAAAATTTTAAAAGGGGAACAGCCAGATGTGTTTATGGTGCCTGAAAATGATTTTTCGATGTTAGCGGCTTCCGGGGCTTTCAAATCCTTAGACTCTTTACTTAGCAAAGATGAAGTTGCCGCTTACTATCCAGTTGCTTATCAAGCCGGACAATATCAGGGGCACAGCTATGCTTTGCCGATTGAAAGCAATCCTGTCATGATGTGTGTCAATAAGGATTTACTGGAAAAGGAAGGAGTTTCGATTCCCGATTCTAATTGGACTTTAGAAGACTTGTATGCGATTTGTCAAAAAGTCACAAAGGACACAAACGGGGACGGTCTGATTGACCAGTATGGTATTACGGATTATACCTGGAAGCAGGCCTTAGTAGCTTATAATGGTCATCTGAGAAATCAAAGTGGTGTCAATGTTGATAGCGCAGAAATGCATCAAGCGTTGTCCTTTATCAGCAAATTAACTTCATTGAATCAACGGTACAAGGTAACGTCAAATGATTTTGATGAAGGTAAGGTAGCCTTTTATCCTATGAGTTTGGCGCAATATCGGACTTATAAACCTTATCCTTATCATGTAGCAAAGTATTCTAGATTTTCTTGGACTTGTATTCCCATGCCAGCTGCTAAAGCAGGCATTCCTGCAACACAAGTGAAAACGTCCCTTTTTGCCATGTCTTCAAAGACAAAACAAGATAAATTAGCTTGGGAATTTATGAAATTATTGTGTCAAAATCATAAAAATCAGCAAGAGCTATTTGCAAAATCACAAGGGACCTCTGTCTTGACTTCCGTAGTTAAAAGCAGTCAGACGAAAAAGATTTTACAGGCAGATGACTTTGGACTGGATTCGCTGACATCGCAACGACTGGATCATATGATGAAGCATTCGGTGTTAGATATTAGCAGAGACTTAGATTATCATTCTTTGGAACGCCTAGATTATTTACTAGGAAATGCTCTCAAAAACAATGAAATAGACAGTATCTTACCAAGCATTCAAAGGGAAATAGAAGAAACAGGCAAATAG
- a CDS encoding response regulator transcription factor, producing MIKVLIADDQALIRESLQIILSAHSDIEVVGTVGDGKEVLEKLHHIHPDVILMDIRMPVMDGVLCTKAVKEHYPDIKIIILTTFDDDDFIFSALKYGASGYILKGVSTEELHQAIQTVYKGGAMINPNIATKVFKIFSQMAQSNFAISVAEENVEDMSQTEWKIIQQIGFGVSNKEIAAKLFLSEGTVRNYLSGILAKLNLRDRTQLAIWAVQTGVTQRDFSKDNDK from the coding sequence ATGATTAAAGTTTTAATTGCAGATGATCAAGCCTTGATTCGTGAGTCTTTACAAATTATTTTATCGGCTCATTCAGATATTGAAGTAGTGGGAACAGTCGGTGACGGCAAGGAAGTGCTCGAAAAACTTCACCATATACATCCAGATGTGATTTTGATGGACATTCGAATGCCTGTTATGGATGGCGTTCTCTGTACAAAGGCAGTCAAAGAACACTATCCAGATATCAAAATTATTATTCTAACAACTTTCGATGACGATGATTTCATTTTTTCAGCATTGAAATACGGAGCTTCTGGTTACATTTTAAAAGGAGTTTCTACTGAAGAATTGCACCAAGCCATTCAAACGGTTTACAAAGGTGGTGCTATGATTAACCCTAACATTGCTACCAAAGTGTTTAAAATCTTTTCACAAATGGCACAGTCCAATTTTGCTATTTCTGTTGCCGAAGAAAATGTGGAAGACATGAGTCAGACTGAGTGGAAGATTATCCAACAAATTGGTTTTGGAGTTTCAAACAAGGAAATTGCAGCGAAGTTGTTCTTGTCTGAAGGGACAGTGCGGAATTACTTGTCAGGCATTCTGGCGAAATTAAATTTGCGAGATCGCACGCAATTAGCTATTTGGGCTGTGCAGACAGGTGTTACCCAACGTGATTTTAGTAAGGACAATGACAAATGA
- a CDS encoding sensor histidine kinase: protein MRRNKSIFYSKIALMVINFIAIVYNASIYLFATNYVVARGYAHSLLGRLDAIPGSPSFSFWMSIAFYACLLLVFYYREKHPNQLSVYDKVTIIEILLMLVIFSVLHSSYNGLILLVFADIFYGSKEFNTSKDRKYWFSFIILSFTMLLLSNYDLMSLFVKLPSLDTYIRFCPESIRMALLFGKNFLFSLNLVVFMISLLFYILSAMTEKHHIEEELRMAAQANRELNSYLALSEKIAEDRERKRIAREIHDTLGHALTGISAGIDAVKVLVDIDKNRAKEQLENVSVVVRDGIRDVRGSLNKMRPGALENNSLKEALFKIIREYEAISNLEIHFRYEWATIDLDVAKEDIVFRVIQESITNSVRHGHAKTIWIELLEKENYIMTIQDDGVGFDELYYGYGLKQMQERLAIIGGSVHFENRNGFYTHIEIPKIGGKND from the coding sequence ATGAGACGAAATAAAAGTATTTTTTATAGCAAGATTGCTTTAATGGTCATCAATTTCATTGCCATTGTTTATAATGCCTCTATTTATCTTTTTGCAACAAATTACGTGGTCGCAAGAGGTTATGCTCATTCACTATTGGGGCGTTTGGATGCTATCCCAGGCTCGCCGAGCTTTAGTTTTTGGATGTCGATTGCCTTTTATGCTTGCTTATTATTGGTTTTTTATTACCGTGAGAAGCATCCAAATCAGCTATCCGTTTATGATAAAGTAACTATTATTGAGATTTTGCTGATGTTAGTTATCTTTTCTGTCTTGCATTCTTCTTATAATGGTCTGATTCTCTTAGTTTTTGCAGATATTTTTTATGGTTCCAAAGAATTTAACACTTCAAAAGATCGGAAATACTGGTTTTCCTTTATCATTTTGAGTTTTACCATGTTGCTCTTATCCAACTATGATTTAATGTCGCTTTTTGTTAAATTGCCTTCGTTAGATACTTATATTCGCTTTTGTCCAGAATCGATTCGCATGGCTCTCCTTTTTGGAAAGAATTTTCTCTTTTCACTGAATCTAGTTGTCTTTATGATTTCTCTACTATTCTATATTTTATCTGCGATGACCGAAAAACACCATATTGAAGAAGAGCTACGCATGGCCGCACAAGCCAATCGCGAGTTGAATAGTTATTTAGCCTTATCTGAAAAAATCGCAGAAGACCGTGAAAGAAAGCGAATCGCTAGAGAAATTCATGATACGCTAGGGCATGCTTTGACAGGGATTTCTGCGGGGATTGATGCAGTTAAAGTATTGGTGGATATTGACAAAAATCGTGCTAAGGAACAGTTAGAAAATGTTTCTGTGGTTGTACGAGATGGTATCCGTGATGTACGAGGTTCACTCAATAAAATGCGACCTGGTGCTTTAGAAAATAATAGCTTAAAGGAAGCGTTGTTCAAAATTATTCGAGAATATGAAGCCATTTCTAATTTGGAAATTCATTTTCGCTATGAATGGGCCACAATTGATTTGGATGTTGCAAAAGAAGATATTGTCTTTCGGGTGATTCAAGAATCCATTACAAATTCGGTGCGGCATGGACACGCCAAGACGATTTGGATTGAATTATTGGAAAAAGAAAATTATATCATGACCATTCAAGACGATGGAGTCGGCTTTGATGAGCTTTACTATGGTTATGGTCTCAAACAAATGCAGGAGCGTTTGGCGATTATTGGTGGGAGTGTTCATTTTGAAAATCGCAACGGTTTCTATACTCATATTGAAATTCCGAAAATAGGAGGAAAGAATGATTAA
- a CDS encoding PTS system mannose/fructose/N-acetylgalactosamine-transporter subunit IIB: MTISFVRIDDRMIHGQTVTRWAKEYPCDGLVAVNNAAAGNAVLKQAYKAASDKKTFVWTKEAWKEKSQKVLDSDSRYFVITKNPIDMKEILVDQGFVPGDIKEIIVGPANDRPGAIKLGNNQSITQEEAEALEAIQKAGYKVKFQLLPDVSIGYWDDFKSKFGF; the protein is encoded by the coding sequence ATGACAATTTCATTTGTACGTATTGATGACCGTATGATTCACGGTCAAACAGTAACTCGTTGGGCAAAAGAATATCCTTGTGACGGCTTAGTTGCTGTCAATAATGCTGCAGCAGGAAATGCAGTTTTGAAACAAGCCTACAAAGCAGCTTCTGATAAAAAAACATTCGTTTGGACAAAAGAAGCATGGAAAGAAAAATCACAAAAGGTATTGGATTCCGATAGTCGCTATTTCGTGATTACTAAAAATCCAATTGACATGAAAGAAATACTAGTTGATCAAGGTTTTGTGCCTGGCGATATCAAAGAAATTATTGTTGGTCCAGCCAATGACCGTCCAGGAGCTATTAAATTAGGAAATAACCAATCCATTACACAAGAGGAAGCGGAAGCGCTTGAAGCGATTCAAAAAGCTGGCTATAAAGTGAAATTCCAACTCTTACCAGATGTGTCTATCGGTTATTGGGATGATTTCAAATCTAAATTTGGTTTTTAA